In Desulfomonile tiedjei DSM 6799, a genomic segment contains:
- the ilvB gene encoding acetolactate synthase large subunit has translation MKMTGAEIAIRLLERQDIHLITGIPGGANLPLYDALSQSTQISHVLARHEQGAGFIAQGMARVSGRAQVCFATSGPGATNILTALADAKLDSIPVICFTGQVARSLIGTDAFQEVDTYGLTIPITKHNFLVQSAAELLQVIPDAFRIATSGRPGPVLIDIPKDVQTESVEFSEWPEPGRADPAPTVNDNDISQAAELINSSRRPVLYLGGGVIHSEAAAIATLLAEKASIPVTMTLMGLGAVPIEHPRSIGMLGMHAARYTNMVLEECDLLIGAGVRFDDRATGNPTLFCPTADIIHIDIDECELHKIKTAHVGIRGDIGDVLKALFPMVDENPRAEWLSFISDLREKHPPRKPNSGDLRNPVSLITQAAEVLDPDTVIVTDVGQHQMWVAQTYPFRRPRRWLTSGGLGTMGFGLPAAIGAALACPDQRVVCFSGDGSIMMNIQELATAVDQNLNIKIILMNNSSLGLVCQQQDLFYGGRIYASRYQRQVDFIRIAEGFGMQARDLATADDPLSMLCSALKERGPCLIHAPIHSGAKVYPMVPPGAANRNMITEDANACAVS, from the coding sequence ATGAAAATGACCGGCGCAGAGATAGCCATCCGATTACTTGAACGTCAGGATATCCATCTTATAACCGGAATACCTGGCGGCGCGAACCTGCCTTTGTATGACGCCCTTTCCCAAAGCACTCAAATTTCTCACGTCCTGGCACGCCACGAACAAGGAGCAGGTTTTATCGCGCAGGGGATGGCCCGCGTGAGCGGCCGCGCTCAGGTGTGTTTTGCAACCTCAGGACCGGGGGCGACCAACATCTTGACCGCTCTTGCAGACGCAAAGCTGGATTCGATTCCCGTCATATGTTTTACCGGTCAAGTTGCTCGATCTCTCATCGGCACTGACGCGTTCCAGGAAGTGGACACGTACGGCCTGACCATTCCCATTACGAAACACAATTTCCTTGTGCAATCGGCTGCCGAACTGCTTCAGGTGATCCCCGACGCGTTTCGCATAGCCACCTCAGGCCGGCCCGGCCCGGTACTCATCGATATACCGAAAGACGTTCAGACCGAAAGTGTTGAATTCTCGGAATGGCCCGAACCCGGCAGAGCGGATCCTGCTCCGACTGTCAATGACAACGATATTTCACAGGCAGCAGAGCTCATCAATTCATCGCGGCGACCGGTGCTGTATCTTGGCGGAGGCGTAATACATTCCGAAGCTGCCGCCATTGCAACGCTCCTCGCGGAGAAAGCTTCGATTCCAGTAACCATGACCTTAATGGGATTGGGAGCAGTGCCCATTGAGCATCCTCGATCGATTGGTATGTTGGGGATGCATGCAGCTCGATACACAAATATGGTCCTGGAAGAGTGCGATCTACTGATCGGCGCCGGAGTGCGTTTTGACGACCGTGCCACGGGAAACCCGACGCTTTTTTGCCCGACAGCCGACATCATTCATATCGACATAGATGAATGCGAACTCCACAAGATCAAGACAGCTCATGTGGGAATCCGGGGCGACATCGGAGATGTGCTCAAAGCTCTTTTTCCCATGGTTGACGAAAATCCTCGTGCCGAATGGTTGTCATTCATATCGGATCTTCGGGAGAAGCATCCCCCGCGAAAGCCTAATTCGGGAGATTTGCGCAATCCTGTCAGTCTCATCACGCAGGCAGCCGAAGTGCTCGACCCCGATACGGTCATTGTCACCGATGTCGGTCAACACCAGATGTGGGTGGCACAAACCTATCCATTCCGTCGCCCCCGGCGATGGCTCACATCAGGCGGGCTGGGCACCATGGGCTTTGGTTTGCCTGCGGCTATCGGAGCGGCCCTTGCCTGCCCGGACCAGCGAGTGGTCTGCTTCAGCGGTGATGGCAGCATAATGATGAATATTCAGGAACTGGCCACTGCTGTGGATCAGAATTTGAATATCAAGATAATCCTCATGAACAACAGTTCTCTGGGGTTGGTCTGTCAGCAACAGGATCTGTTTTACGGCGGCAGGATTTATGCCTCGAGGTATCAGAGACAGGTGGATTTCATCCGGATTGCCGAAGGTTTCGGCATGCAAGCCCGGGATCTGGCCACCGCGGACGATCCGTTATCAATGCTCTGCTCTGCCCTGAAGGAGCGAGGCCCCTGTCTCATCCATGCACCTATTCATAGCGGCGCAAAGGTCTATCCTATGGTACCTCCGGGTGCTGCAAACAGAAATATGATCACAGAAGATGCAAACGCTTGTGCTGTCTCATGA
- a CDS encoding SH3 domain-containing protein — translation MCRKLFFGLAVFFIAMLAFMPAKVMAQMGDRGDSTRMTSPGAVLDQALEEDYDFSVPAQAGRQDTQREPARSMDRAAAGSTTKDPASRSTQPQTIQGTVTGIDKPDGCLRIRADATSSSDIIGCVKMGEKLQLSGRYSSDGRWAKLADEGWVFSNQIDAPNKPRVQSQARRSTGGGTYSSEEFDDSSLWQEPATSYYGPDYYYGYGPSIGFGWGGGRRWHGGWHGGGGHHRFHGGGGHRGGGGHRR, via the coding sequence ATGTGTAGGAAATTGTTCTTTGGACTAGCAGTGTTCTTTATTGCGATGCTGGCATTTATGCCGGCTAAAGTCATGGCCCAGATGGGAGACCGTGGCGATTCGACCCGGATGACAAGTCCTGGTGCGGTCCTGGACCAGGCCTTAGAAGAGGACTATGATTTTTCGGTTCCTGCTCAAGCAGGCCGTCAGGATACACAGCGAGAACCAGCCCGTTCTATGGATAGAGCGGCTGCGGGTTCTACCACCAAAGATCCGGCATCCCGGAGCACGCAACCCCAAACCATCCAGGGCACGGTTACCGGAATAGATAAGCCGGATGGATGTTTGCGTATTCGAGCGGACGCAACGAGTTCTTCCGACATCATCGGATGCGTCAAAATGGGAGAAAAATTGCAGCTCAGCGGCAGGTACAGCAGTGACGGTCGTTGGGCGAAACTTGCGGACGAAGGCTGGGTGTTCAGCAACCAGATAGATGCGCCCAATAAGCCGCGAGTGCAGAGTCAGGCACGAAGAAGCACGGGCGGAGGAACGTATTCGTCCGAAGAATTCGATGACTCCTCGCTCTGGCAGGAGCCTGCTACCTCTTATTACGGCCCTGATTATTACTATGGCTATGGCCCGAGTATAGGATTCGGATGGGGTGGCGGCCGACGGTGGCATGGCGGCTGGCATGGTGGCGGTGGACATCATCGTTTTCATGGCGGCGGCGGACATCGTGGAGGTGGCGGTCACCGTCGTTAA
- a CDS encoding methylenetetrahydrofolate reductase C-terminal domain-containing protein yields MIGTARKSDSEILEALSKYRKIIVTGCNGCAKACKTGGEAQVPVMAEQLRKNGKEVVLEVVPERTCYINHTMAAFEGKEEQLRESDAILVLGCGGAVQIVRQATEQLGMTVPVKIGLNSVGHMDTTIAGAFALEQCQECGDCVLNETGGICPFTKCAKNLLNGPCGGAENGKCEVDRDRDCAWVLIYNRLAALGELGSLSIYREPKDYAKFNKPRSLKLA; encoded by the coding sequence ATGATCGGGACCGCAAGAAAGTCGGATTCTGAGATTTTGGAAGCATTGAGCAAATACCGTAAAATTATCGTGACCGGTTGCAATGGCTGTGCGAAAGCTTGCAAGACAGGCGGCGAAGCGCAAGTCCCCGTAATGGCCGAACAACTGCGCAAGAACGGCAAAGAAGTCGTCCTCGAGGTTGTCCCGGAGCGTACCTGCTACATCAATCACACCATGGCAGCATTCGAAGGAAAAGAAGAGCAACTCCGGGAAAGCGACGCAATTCTCGTGCTCGGGTGTGGCGGAGCAGTGCAGATTGTGCGGCAAGCGACGGAACAATTGGGAATGACTGTTCCGGTAAAGATCGGACTGAACTCGGTCGGACATATGGACACGACCATAGCCGGAGCGTTTGCACTCGAGCAGTGTCAGGAATGCGGTGATTGCGTGCTCAACGAAACCGGCGGCATTTGCCCGTTTACAAAATGTGCGAAGAATCTGTTGAACGGTCCTTGTGGCGGGGCAGAAAACGGCAAATGCGAGGTGGATCGCGATCGTGATTGTGCCTGGGTACTTATCTACAATCGATTGGCAGCACTTGGTGAACTGGGTTCATTGTCCATATACAGGGAACCGAAAGACTACGCCAAATTCAACAAACCGCGATCTCTGAAATTAGCCTGA
- a CDS encoding molybdopterin molybdotransferase MoeA: MYDIGFQQACELARNNITPLGAEKIPVSGLSGRVCAREAIALIDYPSADSSLKDGYAVISRDIARADRQNPVLLQVVGTLGAGDPCTMSVSTGKTVRVLSGASIPEGAEAVLAEEFAEKRDGHIRALACSEQGRNILAKGSEVKEGEILVRTGEVFTPAKIGLIVAGGIQEAWVFRRPKVGLLATGNEVLLPGQPPETGKLFASNLALQDAWLRSWSISSVIEKAEDSFPGLKTALESIVDECDIILTSGGAWKGDRDLIVKVLDGLGWNMLFHRIRLGPGKAVALGFLQGKPVVCLPGGPPSNEAAFLLIALPLVLQLAGYTGSPYRRLTGILTEEVRGQKDWTQVVHCRAEKQDFSIRLVPLASTQRLRSMATADGLFLIPEGVEHISKGTLVEFICLNDQ; this comes from the coding sequence ATGTACGATATAGGATTTCAACAGGCCTGCGAATTGGCAAGGAACAATATCACACCTTTGGGAGCGGAGAAGATACCGGTCTCGGGCCTCTCGGGCCGAGTCTGCGCACGGGAGGCGATTGCTCTGATCGACTACCCGTCAGCCGATTCATCTCTCAAAGATGGATATGCAGTAATTTCTCGGGACATAGCACGTGCGGACCGGCAGAATCCGGTCTTACTCCAGGTGGTCGGAACCCTTGGCGCAGGCGATCCCTGCACTATGTCGGTGAGCACTGGAAAAACCGTTCGAGTCCTCAGCGGTGCCTCTATTCCCGAGGGAGCTGAAGCTGTTCTTGCAGAAGAATTCGCTGAAAAGAGAGACGGTCATATCAGAGCCTTGGCGTGCTCGGAGCAGGGAAGAAATATCCTTGCAAAAGGTTCCGAAGTGAAAGAGGGAGAGATCCTCGTCCGGACGGGTGAGGTGTTCACTCCAGCAAAAATCGGTTTAATAGTCGCAGGAGGCATTCAGGAAGCGTGGGTCTTTCGTCGCCCTAAAGTGGGTCTTCTGGCCACCGGAAATGAAGTGCTCCTGCCTGGCCAACCGCCGGAGACAGGGAAGCTTTTCGCGAGCAACCTGGCGCTCCAGGATGCATGGCTTCGATCATGGTCCATTTCCAGCGTTATCGAAAAAGCGGAAGACTCTTTTCCGGGCTTAAAGACCGCACTTGAGTCGATTGTCGATGAATGTGACATCATTCTCACTTCAGGCGGGGCCTGGAAAGGAGATCGCGACCTGATCGTGAAGGTTCTCGACGGACTTGGATGGAATATGCTCTTTCACAGGATCAGGCTCGGGCCCGGAAAAGCTGTGGCTCTGGGATTCCTCCAGGGAAAGCCTGTAGTCTGTTTGCCTGGAGGTCCACCATCGAATGAGGCGGCGTTTCTCCTGATAGCGCTGCCTTTGGTGCTTCAACTGGCCGGGTACACCGGGTCTCCGTATCGTCGACTCACAGGGATTTTGACAGAAGAGGTAAGAGGTCAGAAAGACTGGACGCAGGTAGTTCATTGTCGAGCAGAGAAGCAAGACTTCTCGATTCGTTTAGTACCTCTCGCTTCAACGCAACGGTTGCGTTCCATGGCTACTGCTGACGGCCTTTTCCTGATACCTGAAGGAGTGGAACATATTTCTAAAGGGACTCTCGTAGAGTTCATCTGCCTCAATGATCAATGA
- a CDS encoding methylenetetrahydrofolate reductase — MKITELFAGGTYVITSEVGPVKGCMRDLGDGKVPRCLEEADILKNHVHAINVTDNQSAVMRLGSLAASVRLKERGVEPIYQITCRDRNRIALQSELLNACSLGIDNVLVITGDHTTLGDHRSAKPVFDLDSVQLLRIATQMKNGYDMAGNQLTQATDFALGAVVNPNFEPLDLQLIKMEKKIAAGAQFFQTQTVYDAALFEKFIRKTEGFGVPIQIGIVLIKSAKMAEFMNRNIAGITVPDRWVKRLGDVPTEKAKDLCVEMTSEFFKEVAPMTQGVHFMPLGWSDVVPRIIDASLVGKAS; from the coding sequence ATGAAAATAACCGAACTTTTTGCCGGTGGAACATACGTCATTACCAGTGAAGTCGGTCCCGTAAAGGGATGCATGCGAGATCTCGGGGACGGCAAGGTGCCTCGTTGTCTCGAAGAAGCGGACATCCTGAAAAACCATGTTCACGCAATCAATGTGACGGACAATCAGAGTGCCGTCATGCGCCTGGGTTCTCTGGCGGCTTCGGTGAGATTGAAAGAACGCGGCGTCGAACCCATTTACCAGATAACCTGCCGCGACCGGAACCGAATCGCGCTGCAATCGGAACTCCTGAATGCCTGTTCTCTGGGAATCGACAACGTGCTGGTCATAACCGGAGATCATACCACTCTTGGAGACCATCGCTCTGCAAAACCCGTGTTCGATCTGGATTCAGTTCAACTTCTGCGCATTGCAACACAGATGAAAAACGGATACGACATGGCCGGAAACCAACTCACTCAAGCCACTGATTTTGCGCTGGGCGCGGTTGTCAATCCGAATTTCGAGCCGTTGGATCTGCAATTGATCAAGATGGAGAAGAAGATAGCTGCAGGAGCACAGTTTTTCCAGACGCAAACAGTGTACGATGCGGCTTTGTTCGAGAAGTTCATTCGGAAGACCGAAGGCTTCGGAGTGCCGATTCAGATAGGCATTGTTCTCATTAAGTCCGCCAAAATGGCTGAGTTTATGAATCGCAACATCGCGGGCATCACGGTTCCCGACAGGTGGGTAAAAAGGCTCGGGGATGTTCCCACAGAAAAAGCAAAAGATTTGTGCGTGGAGATGACATCCGAATTCTTCAAAGAGGTAGCTCCAATGACTCAGGGAGTACATTTCATGCCACTTGGATGGTCGGATGTTGTGCCTCGAATCATTGATGCAAGTCTCGTGGGAAAAGCATCTTGA
- a CDS encoding class I adenylate-forming enzyme family protein, producing the protein MNLSQECIEKNARRIPTRPAIIDGHSGVIYTYAELNEKVNSMANALRSLGIDKGDRVALYMRNVPEFIVAFLAIAKVGAISVPFNIMLKKMEIEYILNHSQARILFGMTEETDQNVMPIWDNLPSLEKIISVHGVAGGGTHPKVLEYENLISSNGTEFAAMDMDENDGLCLLYTSGTTGKPKGALSTHGSWLAQASMNASHVVPMTEEDRILTGAPYFHVYVVFTVLPTLYAGAAVVTLQRFFPKQTLELITKYQGTHFMGTPTMWAYLIEEYLKNSQQYDISSFWFGQCAGSLLPSDLAKQIQEVFGIGLVECYGSTETSSTVTHTRFNHFIPGTPGWAAPGWKIKIVDDDGKELPEGEIGELCCKGPGIIKEYWNDPEMTANKIRDGWWKSGDLGYVRGKDHADSLLFIVDRKDDMLVCGGYNIYPSEVESYLSQHPKVLQAIVIGVPDRVKGEIPKAFIVLSPGQTAGEEEIIQWAKGNMAAYKAPRQVEFTTIDELPKTATGKILKRELKRLEVEKFNRLREAV; encoded by the coding sequence ATGAACTTGAGTCAAGAATGCATTGAAAAAAACGCTCGCCGCATCCCAACCCGACCCGCGATTATCGACGGACACAGTGGTGTTATTTACACCTACGCGGAATTAAACGAAAAAGTTAACTCCATGGCCAATGCCTTACGATCCTTAGGCATAGACAAAGGCGATCGAGTTGCTCTTTACATGCGGAATGTGCCCGAGTTCATTGTGGCGTTTCTTGCTATCGCCAAAGTTGGAGCGATTTCTGTTCCGTTCAACATCATGCTGAAAAAAATGGAAATCGAGTACATCCTGAACCACAGTCAAGCCAGAATTCTCTTCGGGATGACCGAAGAAACCGACCAAAACGTAATGCCCATATGGGACAATCTTCCATCACTGGAAAAAATAATTTCCGTCCATGGAGTGGCAGGAGGTGGAACTCATCCGAAAGTGCTGGAGTACGAGAATCTTATCTCAAGCAATGGAACGGAATTTGCCGCAATGGACATGGATGAGAACGATGGACTCTGTCTGCTCTATACGTCCGGAACTACGGGTAAGCCGAAGGGCGCGCTTTCGACACATGGAAGCTGGCTTGCTCAGGCGTCTATGAATGCCTCGCATGTGGTACCGATGACTGAGGAAGACCGTATACTTACCGGCGCACCTTACTTTCACGTGTACGTAGTGTTTACGGTCTTACCTACACTCTATGCGGGAGCTGCCGTTGTCACGCTTCAGAGGTTTTTTCCCAAACAGACTTTGGAATTGATAACCAAGTATCAGGGAACACACTTCATGGGCACGCCTACCATGTGGGCTTATCTTATCGAGGAATACCTGAAGAACAGCCAGCAATACGATATTTCCAGCTTTTGGTTCGGCCAATGTGCGGGGTCTCTGTTGCCGTCGGATTTGGCAAAGCAAATCCAGGAGGTTTTCGGAATCGGACTCGTAGAATGTTATGGCTCCACAGAGACATCGAGCACTGTGACGCACACACGTTTCAACCATTTCATTCCGGGAACTCCCGGCTGGGCTGCTCCCGGCTGGAAAATCAAGATCGTGGATGACGACGGCAAAGAACTGCCCGAGGGCGAAATAGGCGAATTGTGCTGTAAGGGGCCGGGAATAATAAAAGAATACTGGAACGATCCTGAGATGACCGCAAACAAGATTCGTGACGGCTGGTGGAAGTCCGGCGATTTGGGTTACGTGCGCGGGAAAGATCACGCTGACAGTCTGCTGTTCATTGTGGATCGCAAGGACGATATGTTGGTTTGTGGCGGATACAACATCTATCCCAGTGAAGTTGAAAGCTACTTGAGTCAACATCCTAAAGTCTTGCAGGCAATTGTGATCGGTGTACCTGACAGAGTAAAAGGAGAGATACCGAAAGCGTTTATTGTTCTGTCTCCAGGTCAGACCGCGGGGGAAGAAGAAATCATTCAGTGGGCCAAAGGCAATATGGCTGCATACAAAGCACCCCGTCAGGTGGAATTCACCACGATTGACGAATTACCCAAAACCGCAACAGGCAAGATCTTGAAGCGAGAACTCAAACGCCTGGAGGTCGAAAAATTCAACAGATTGAGGGAAGCTGTCTAG
- a CDS encoding PAS domain-containing sensor histidine kinase yields MMIRAKTKRDLEQEILELKCRIAEFELAEVHRKILEQALDKSENKFRTLTEKSVVGVYLIQDGVFQYVNPKLAEIFGYESHELIGKATASSLVFDEDRPLLEENLTKRLSGEIDAMNYQFRGIKKDGTVIYIEAYGSRMEYQGAPSVIGSLIDITHRLESEEALRRSERKYKTLVEEINDGYFVVQNERIIFANQAFCRMHGTLLDNIIGRHFLDFVSQDHRESLQAAYASVLEDRPPQGPLQYTRIGVPENEAATEVRARSVDLGEGPVIIGICRDISERLAMESKMREHERMAYLGHLSASLSHEIRNPLSSIKMNLQILSRKLDLDGYDQRRLEITVHEVSRLENILRQLLDLARPLTIETAPTDLSALAQGCVDLLRPKAQEKQIRIAEHYSPGLPFAKIDAGRLEQAVINLLLNAIEATPEYGNIKVWTSLAKTNGACVLELAVKDTGTGIEQHHMKHIFTPFHTTKSLGCGLGLSNVKRIVDAHSGEIEVHSKKGKGAIFVLRLPCMA; encoded by the coding sequence ATGATGATTCGCGCTAAAACCAAAAGAGACCTGGAACAAGAGATTCTGGAATTAAAATGCAGGATTGCTGAATTCGAGCTTGCAGAAGTACATCGCAAGATTTTAGAACAGGCTCTCGACAAATCAGAGAACAAATTCAGAACCCTCACCGAGAAATCCGTAGTCGGGGTTTACCTCATTCAGGATGGGGTGTTTCAGTACGTCAACCCTAAATTAGCGGAAATTTTCGGGTACGAATCGCATGAGCTTATCGGCAAAGCGACAGCTTCAAGCCTGGTATTTGATGAGGACAGGCCTTTGTTGGAGGAGAACTTGACGAAGCGTCTGTCCGGTGAAATTGATGCGATGAACTATCAATTTCGAGGCATCAAGAAAGACGGAACCGTGATTTACATCGAGGCGTACGGGTCTCGCATGGAATATCAAGGCGCTCCTTCAGTAATAGGGTCTCTCATAGACATCACTCACAGGCTTGAATCCGAAGAAGCGCTCCGCAGGAGCGAACGCAAATACAAGACTTTGGTTGAAGAGATTAATGACGGCTATTTCGTGGTCCAGAACGAGCGCATTATTTTTGCGAACCAGGCATTCTGTAGAATGCACGGCACTCTCCTGGACAATATCATTGGACGCCATTTCTTGGATTTCGTGTCTCAGGATCATCGCGAAAGCCTGCAAGCTGCTTACGCGAGCGTGTTGGAAGATCGTCCTCCTCAGGGGCCGTTACAATACACCAGAATCGGTGTCCCGGAAAACGAAGCAGCCACGGAAGTCAGAGCCAGATCCGTGGATTTGGGTGAAGGGCCTGTCATCATAGGGATCTGTCGCGACATCAGTGAACGTCTCGCCATGGAATCCAAGATGCGGGAACATGAGCGAATGGCTTATTTGGGGCATCTATCGGCTTCGTTGTCTCATGAGATAAGAAATCCCCTCTCATCGATTAAGATGAACCTGCAAATTCTCTCGAGAAAACTCGATCTGGATGGATACGATCAACGGCGACTCGAGATAACCGTGCATGAAGTTTCCCGCCTGGAGAACATCCTTCGACAACTGCTCGATCTGGCGCGTCCGTTAACCATTGAAACAGCACCCACGGATTTATCGGCTCTCGCACAAGGCTGTGTGGATTTGCTCAGACCAAAAGCTCAGGAAAAGCAAATACGGATAGCCGAGCATTATTCCCCCGGATTACCTTTCGCCAAAATCGATGCCGGTAGATTGGAACAAGCGGTTATAAATCTCTTGTTGAATGCAATAGAGGCTACTCCCGAGTACGGCAATATCAAAGTATGGACAAGCCTTGCGAAGACTAATGGTGCCTGTGTATTGGAACTTGCTGTAAAAGATACCGGAACCGGAATCGAACAGCATCACATGAAGCATATATTTACCCCCTTTCATACTACGAAAAGTCTCGGGTGCGGGCTCGGTCTCAGTAACGTCAAACGCATTGTCGATGCGCATTCCGGTGAAATTGAAGTCCACAGTAAGAAAGGAAAAGGAGCGATCTTTGTCCTGAGGTTACCATGCATGGCGTGA
- a CDS encoding HPP family protein — protein MDKMKYVEKVSPGDIWRSCLGAFLGIAGLALVDPGIPNGQDAWVLISAFGASAVLVFGNRRHSFAQPRSLIGGHLLSALAGVASFKMFQGYPWLAAGIGTAAALAIMQVTNTLHPPGGGTALFAVIGPDRIHDLGFLYIIAPVGFGALFLLVVALAVNNIASSRRYPEFWFHRE, from the coding sequence ATGGACAAAATGAAATACGTGGAGAAAGTCTCCCCGGGTGATATCTGGCGCTCATGTCTGGGGGCATTTCTTGGAATAGCCGGTTTGGCACTGGTGGACCCCGGTATCCCCAACGGTCAAGACGCCTGGGTGCTCATAAGCGCCTTTGGTGCTTCGGCCGTTCTCGTGTTCGGCAACAGACGGCATTCCTTTGCACAACCCCGCAGTCTTATTGGAGGACACCTGCTCTCAGCTCTGGCCGGGGTTGCATCGTTCAAGATGTTTCAGGGGTATCCCTGGCTCGCTGCCGGGATTGGAACTGCCGCAGCACTTGCGATTATGCAGGTGACAAATACTCTCCATCCTCCCGGCGGAGGCACAGCACTCTTCGCAGTCATAGGTCCCGATCGAATCCACGATCTGGGATTCCTCTACATCATTGCTCCAGTGGGATTTGGAGCTCTGTTTCTTTTAGTTGTTGCACTTGCAGTGAACAATATCGCGAGCAGCAGGCGTTACCCGGAATTCTGGTTTCATCGAGAGTAA
- a CDS encoding cupin domain-containing protein: protein MALDSKYVIKLEEGRNEPIKDLDNAKRVVLVDKDTVGAEDITFAYCRFEAKTSTHKRHVHKDAEEVIYILSGKGLSGIGNKEVEMQPGDTMFVPRGAVHWFYNPFDEPVEMIFIYTRPSLQSAGYKIVE, encoded by the coding sequence ATGGCTCTAGATAGCAAGTATGTCATAAAACTCGAAGAAGGACGAAATGAACCGATCAAAGATCTCGACAACGCGAAACGAGTGGTTCTCGTTGATAAAGATACGGTCGGTGCAGAAGACATAACCTTTGCCTACTGCAGATTTGAGGCTAAAACATCTACACACAAGAGGCATGTCCATAAGGATGCTGAAGAAGTCATATACATTTTGTCCGGCAAAGGTTTGAGTGGCATCGGAAACAAAGAGGTAGAGATGCAGCCGGGAGACACCATGTTTGTCCCGCGCGGTGCAGTTCACTGGTTCTATAATCCCTTTGACGAACCGGTTGAGATGATCTTCATTTACACCAGACCCTCCCTGCAATCGGCAGGTTACAAGATTGTAGAATGA
- a CDS encoding sigma-54-dependent transcriptional regulator, with protein MHGVKRILIIDDETAIQESLEMFLREKGLAVCVAGTGSEGLEQYLVFQPQVIVLDIRLPDISGLEVLKQIMAVDADAKVIMITAYHDMETTIEAMRNGAYDYIHKPLDVDELDYAVTKSLRIAETATSSRQVIRRAIHAAGRHQIIGHTPVMRGLFKTIGLLSRNRATVLIEGETGSGKELIARVIHESSSSNDEPFITVDCTTLVDSLFESELFGHERGAFTGAGEMKRGRLELAGEGTIFLDEVGDLPLSLQAKLLRFLEYREFTRVGGTQTLCSKARIIAATNHNLSDLVTKGLFRRDLLFRLKVVTITLPPLRERMDDLQALVDFFIAGINRDLGSRINRIEREVMNILKGYTWPGNVRELKNVLTKAVLESRGAVLLTDAVETAIGIFPLDSPETDASTSLDELEKKHILKTMSETDGNLSAAARILGVSRPTLRKRLKQYGMR; from the coding sequence ATGCATGGCGTGAAGAGAATCCTCATCATTGATGATGAGACCGCGATTCAAGAATCTCTCGAAATGTTTCTGCGTGAAAAAGGTCTCGCAGTTTGCGTTGCGGGTACCGGATCGGAGGGTTTGGAGCAGTACCTCGTATTTCAACCGCAAGTAATCGTTCTCGATATTCGCTTGCCTGATATCTCCGGCCTTGAGGTCCTCAAACAAATAATGGCTGTGGATGCAGATGCCAAAGTGATCATGATTACGGCTTACCACGATATGGAGACAACTATCGAGGCGATGCGTAACGGTGCTTACGACTATATTCACAAACCGCTTGATGTGGACGAACTGGACTACGCAGTTACCAAAAGTCTCCGGATCGCGGAGACTGCCACATCCAGTCGTCAGGTAATCCGAAGAGCTATCCATGCAGCGGGTCGTCACCAGATAATCGGGCATACTCCTGTCATGCGAGGCCTCTTCAAGACAATTGGACTCTTGTCTCGGAATCGGGCGACTGTTCTCATTGAAGGAGAAACAGGCAGCGGTAAAGAGCTTATCGCGCGAGTAATACACGAATCTTCCAGTTCCAATGATGAGCCCTTTATCACGGTTGATTGCACCACGCTGGTGGACAGCCTTTTCGAATCCGAACTCTTCGGCCATGAACGAGGCGCGTTTACCGGTGCGGGCGAAATGAAGAGAGGCCGGCTGGAATTAGCCGGTGAGGGCACCATCTTTTTGGACGAGGTTGGCGACTTGCCGCTTTCTTTACAGGCGAAGCTTCTGCGCTTCCTCGAGTATCGGGAGTTCACGAGAGTCGGAGGCACCCAGACTCTTTGTTCGAAAGCACGCATCATTGCTGCAACCAATCACAACTTGAGCGATCTGGTTACAAAAGGTCTCTTCAGACGCGATCTTCTCTTTCGCCTGAAAGTGGTTACTATAACGCTGCCGCCATTGCGTGAACGTATGGACGATTTGCAGGCCCTGGTAGATTTCTTCATTGCAGGCATCAATAGAGATTTGGGTTCCAGGATAAACCGCATCGAACGAGAAGTAATGAACATCCTGAAAGGCTATACCTGGCCCGGAAACGTGAGAGAGTTGAAAAATGTGCTCACGAAAGCGGTTCTGGAATCCAGGGGAGCGGTCTTACTTACGGATGCAGTGGAAACTGCCATCGGTATTTTTCCTTTGGATTCTCCGGAAACTGATGCAAGTACTTCTCTGGATGAGCTTGAGAAAAAACATATTTTGAAGACCATGTCTGAAACAGACGGTAACTTGTCTGCTGCCGCTCGAATTCTGGGAGTCTCCCGTCCCACACTGCGCAAGCGTCTGAAACAATATGGCATGAGATAA